The following coding sequences are from one Acidobacteriota bacterium window:
- a CDS encoding SDR family oxidoreductase, producing the protein MSPSKPVPDSPISAKRGADLVPTVNPKGEMAWESSPSRYIAKVSLATGKEILRPIDPDELLVSAHRDKNPIEVTAQFLASRAISWTGNEQTVKDGLRKVNLLGLKIAEALGQATGSRAVETQAKKLIGVSERNVFFKFREASHLSEKDVKARMEKLQKDARALLKARGRSPKLHVLLTGATGFLGKEILFQASTDRRIERIVCVVRPEKIRDPKTREVVKVLSPKQRGAILLKRIGISGAKAKKFVFVDGDIEKPRLGIADGELKRLERSITHVVHCAASVSFDDAYENSFRANVQGARNALEFALSLQDAKGSKFIQHIAIETSYIHGRKKRTTAQESALVFPRNFYNNFYELTKAMASLETDYTLIEKGLRVSQLLPSIVIGHSKTGNNRGDTKVVNAPINAFGRSKEAMDALQSDAVGRGKAWLIGSIASAFPGDRSAELNIVPVDRVVEGILAALTVPESIGERIHLATDNRIRSEDIARITREEIGIDVRLADPTLFRNVTLPVVKAVLERSGEPKLANALDKLGTIFGGYGEWGQPIHDVGNDVRILGLPLRRPNTENAFRMLCRHNKYVQEFGKVRDLDEIARREHLWEKTLKEIENKTGRQVASIPPEEFRRFLSQRLELKGFKEREK; encoded by the coding sequence ATGTCACCGTCGAAGCCCGTCCCCGACTCGCCCATCTCCGCCAAACGCGGAGCCGACCTCGTGCCGACCGTCAACCCCAAGGGCGAGATGGCGTGGGAGAGCTCTCCGTCGCGTTACATCGCCAAGGTGAGCCTCGCGACGGGCAAGGAGATCCTCCGTCCGATCGACCCCGACGAGCTCCTCGTCTCGGCCCACCGCGACAAGAACCCGATCGAGGTGACCGCGCAGTTCCTCGCGAGCCGCGCGATCTCGTGGACCGGCAACGAGCAGACGGTCAAGGATGGCCTTCGAAAGGTGAACCTCCTCGGCCTGAAGATCGCCGAGGCTCTCGGCCAGGCGACCGGCAGCCGCGCCGTCGAGACGCAGGCGAAGAAGCTCATCGGCGTCTCCGAGCGCAACGTGTTCTTCAAGTTCCGCGAGGCCTCCCACCTCTCCGAGAAGGACGTCAAGGCGCGGATGGAAAAGCTGCAGAAGGACGCGCGGGCGCTCCTGAAGGCCCGCGGGCGCAGCCCGAAGCTCCACGTCCTCCTGACGGGCGCCACGGGCTTCCTCGGCAAGGAGATCCTCTTCCAGGCGTCGACCGACCGGCGCATCGAGCGGATCGTGTGCGTCGTCCGGCCCGAAAAGATCCGCGACCCGAAGACGAGGGAGGTCGTGAAGGTCCTCTCGCCGAAGCAGCGCGGGGCGATTCTCCTGAAGCGCATCGGGATCTCCGGCGCGAAGGCGAAGAAATTCGTCTTCGTGGACGGCGACATCGAGAAGCCGCGGCTCGGCATCGCCGACGGCGAGCTCAAGCGCCTCGAGCGCTCGATCACGCACGTCGTCCACTGCGCCGCGAGCGTCTCCTTCGACGACGCGTACGAGAACTCCTTCCGCGCGAACGTGCAGGGTGCCCGCAATGCGCTCGAGTTCGCGCTGTCGCTCCAGGACGCGAAGGGCTCGAAGTTCATCCAGCACATAGCGATCGAGACGTCCTACATCCACGGGCGCAAGAAGCGCACGACGGCGCAGGAGTCGGCCCTCGTCTTCCCGCGCAACTTCTACAACAACTTCTACGAGCTGACGAAAGCGATGGCCTCGCTCGAGACGGACTACACGCTCATCGAAAAGGGCCTCCGCGTCTCGCAGCTGCTTCCCTCGATCGTGATCGGCCACAGCAAGACGGGCAACAACCGCGGCGACACGAAGGTCGTGAACGCCCCGATCAACGCCTTCGGCCGGAGCAAGGAGGCGATGGACGCCCTCCAGTCCGACGCCGTCGGGCGCGGCAAGGCGTGGCTCATCGGGTCGATTGCGTCCGCGTTCCCCGGCGACCGCTCCGCCGAGCTGAACATCGTCCCCGTGGACCGCGTCGTCGAGGGCATCCTCGCGGCGCTCACCGTGCCCGAGTCCATCGGAGAGCGCATCCACCTCGCGACGGACAACCGCATCCGGTCCGAGGACATCGCGCGGATCACGCGCGAGGAGATCGGGATCGACGTGCGCCTCGCGGATCCGACGCTCTTCCGCAACGTGACGCTCCCGGTCGTCAAGGCCGTCCTCGAGAGGAGCGGCGAGCCGAAGCTCGCGAACGCGCTCGACAAGCTCGGGACGATCTTCGGCGGCTACGGCGAGTGGGGCCAGCCGATCCACGACGTTGGCAACGACGTCAGGATCCTCGGCCTCCCGCTCCGGCGCCCGAACACCGAGAACGCGTTCCGGATGCTCTGCCGGCACAACAAGTACGTGCAGGAGTTCGGCAAGGTCCGCGACCTCGACGAGATCGCGCGCCGCGAGCACCTGTGGGAGAAGACGCTCAAGGAGATCGAGAACAAAACCGGCCGCCAGGTCGCCTCGATCCCGCCCGAAGAGTTCCGCCGCTTCCTCTCCCAACGCCTCGAGCTGAAGGGGTTCAAGGAGAGGGAGAAGTAG
- a CDS encoding type II toxin-antitoxin system VapC family toxin, producing the protein MKFLLDTNVVSELRKGGRADRNVVAWFESLDADDLYLSVLVVGEIRRGIEKIRRRDPKSAQALDRWLSALSAGFEDRILPVDRPVAEEWGRMNVPDPLPVLDALMAATAKVHGLVLATRNVKDVASTGVRTLNPFVA; encoded by the coding sequence GTTCCTCCTCGACACGAACGTCGTCTCGGAGCTTCGAAAGGGCGGCCGGGCCGACCGAAACGTCGTCGCGTGGTTCGAGTCGCTCGACGCGGACGACCTCTATCTGAGCGTCCTCGTCGTCGGCGAGATCCGGCGCGGGATCGAGAAGATTCGCCGCCGCGACCCGAAGTCAGCCCAGGCCCTCGACCGCTGGCTGTCCGCGCTTTCGGCGGGGTTCGAAGACAGAATTCTGCCGGTGGATCGCCCGGTCGCCGAGGAGTGGGGGCGAATGAACGTGCCGGACCCGCTGCCCGTCCTCGACGCCCTCATGGCCGCGACCGCGAAGGTGCATGGCCTCGTCCTCGCGACGCGCAACGTCAAGGACGTCGCGTCGACGGGAGTCCGGACCCTGAACCCGTTCGTCGCCTGA